From one Halomarina ordinaria genomic stretch:
- a CDS encoding universal stress protein, translated as MYRIVIPVDDDETRATAAARFVTALGDESGLDADLGDVSVSIVNVFKEFQAIDDGGNVRSKDLYDETEFPESAVVVRDRLEEAGVAAELVRRHGDPADEIVDYAESIDADVVVVSGRDRSPVGKAVFGSVTQDVILKSQRPVTIV; from the coding sequence ATGTATCGAATCGTTATCCCGGTTGACGACGACGAGACACGTGCAACGGCCGCAGCGAGGTTCGTGACCGCACTCGGTGACGAGTCGGGCTTGGACGCGGACCTCGGTGACGTCTCGGTGTCGATCGTCAACGTGTTCAAGGAGTTTCAAGCGATCGACGACGGTGGTAACGTTCGGTCGAAAGACCTCTACGACGAGACGGAGTTCCCGGAGTCGGCCGTCGTCGTCCGTGACCGTCTCGAGGAGGCCGGTGTCGCGGCCGAACTCGTACGCCGTCACGGTGACCCTGCGGACGAGATCGTCGACTACGCCGAGTCCATCGACGCCGACGTCGTCGTCGTCTCCGGCCGGGATCGGTCGCCGGTCGGAAAGGCCGTGTTCGGAAGCGTCACGCAGGACGTTATCCTCAAATCCCAACGACCGGTGACGATCGTCTGA
- a CDS encoding mandelate racemase/muconate lactonizing enzyme family protein, translating into MYSDFAARLASSIWPEFGETPERSTETPEITDLSTVVVDGNFPWTLVRLETDVGVTGIGESYPSPGVHEVITDYFRPVLVGENPLDVERLYHLMRESLSGRGSQEGIGTIAISGIELALWDATGKILDQPVYQLLGGKTREAVRMYADCHAGDGMVEAALEGQPDETYEAAAYARAARAAVDDGYEIVKFDLDVPSGREIDTLARHFDRREIEHKRGLVEAVTDEVGDDAEVAVDLHWNFSVEATEKLCAALEPYDLAWIEDPLPPENVDALATLNRSVDQPLLTGENRYGRHGFRDLVEKEAVSFVAPDVPKTGGIAETKKIAELADSYYLTTCPHNIGSPVATMAGVHVGATVPNFLALEFHARDVPWWDDLVVRDEPLIQDGYIEVPDDPGLGIELDWDVVEEHRMR; encoded by the coding sequence ATGTACTCGGACTTCGCGGCGCGGTTAGCCTCGAGCATCTGGCCCGAGTTCGGTGAAACGCCCGAACGCTCGACTGAGACGCCCGAAATCACCGACCTATCGACGGTCGTCGTCGACGGGAACTTCCCGTGGACGCTCGTTCGCCTCGAGACGGACGTCGGAGTGACCGGAATCGGCGAATCGTACCCGTCACCGGGCGTCCACGAGGTGATCACCGACTACTTTCGACCCGTTCTCGTCGGCGAGAACCCCCTCGACGTCGAGCGGCTCTATCACCTCATGCGCGAGAGCCTCTCCGGGAGAGGGTCCCAGGAGGGAATCGGAACCATCGCGATCAGCGGCATCGAACTCGCGCTCTGGGACGCCACCGGCAAGATCCTCGACCAACCGGTGTACCAGCTCCTGGGCGGCAAGACCCGTGAGGCAGTCCGGATGTACGCCGACTGTCACGCCGGCGATGGGATGGTCGAGGCGGCACTGGAGGGTCAGCCCGACGAGACCTACGAGGCAGCGGCCTATGCACGAGCGGCGCGAGCAGCGGTCGACGACGGCTACGAGATCGTCAAGTTCGACCTCGACGTCCCATCGGGTCGGGAGATCGACACGCTCGCACGCCACTTCGACCGTCGAGAGATCGAACACAAGCGTGGACTAGTCGAGGCGGTGACCGACGAGGTCGGTGACGACGCCGAGGTCGCGGTCGACCTTCACTGGAACTTCAGCGTCGAGGCGACCGAGAAACTGTGTGCGGCCCTCGAGCCGTATGACCTCGCGTGGATCGAAGACCCCCTGCCGCCGGAGAACGTCGACGCGCTGGCGACCCTCAATCGGAGCGTCGACCAACCGTTGCTCACGGGCGAGAACCGCTACGGCCGCCACGGCTTTCGTGACCTCGTCGAGAAGGAGGCCGTCTCCTTCGTCGCGCCCGACGTACCCAAGACCGGTGGCATCGCGGAGACGAAGAAGATCGCCGAACTCGCCGACAGTTACTACCTGACGACGTGTCCTCACAACATCGGGAGCCCCGTCGCGACGATGGCCGGCGTCCACGTCGGCGCGACAGTGCCGAACTTCCTCGCGCTCGAGTTTCACGCCCGCGACGTGCCGTGGTGGGACGACCTCGTCGTCCGTGACGAACCACTCATTCAGGACGGATACATCGAGGTACCGGACGACCCCGGCCTCGGGATCGAACTCGACTGGGACGTCGTCGAGGAACACCGGATGAGGTAG
- a CDS encoding gamma-glutamyltransferase family protein codes for MQGQPDLDQFTSRRSTVYATRGVVATSQPLAAEAGLEVLRDGGNAFDAAVTTAAVLNVVEPTSTGLGGDVFALYRTADGDVGALRSCGGAPTTATLDDVRHRVAQQSDVEPKDARMPEYGPLTVTVPGTARGWERTIEELGELSLERALEPAIRYATEGFPVSEIIAAQWAEATDVLRGENARAAYLTDGRAPAVGERVRLSKLGETMQRIADEGADVVYEGDVGDAIVEEIQSQGGFLSHEDLASFDAEFVEPISTTYNGATIYELPPNNQGLVALEALNIAEALGAGEHRADSPERLHLAAEATKRALTDGIYHVTDPEFAGAPALASKSYAADRASEVGPDATDDVDVGFPNDRAEGADTVLLTVADEDGNVVSYINSRFKDFGSGVVAGDTGIALQNRGSSFSLDPDHPNRYGRGKRPFHTLIPGIARLGEDDWAAFGVMGGYMQPQGHLQVLMNVIDDGMSIQAALDYPRWRYQVDGRLAVEGRFDGALLSKLARRGHDVRVMPPPHFGGGQIARNTDGILSGGTDPRKDGTAIGF; via the coding sequence ATGCAAGGGCAACCGGATCTGGACCAGTTTACCTCGCGCCGATCGACGGTGTACGCGACTCGCGGTGTCGTCGCGACGAGTCAGCCACTGGCCGCGGAAGCGGGCCTGGAAGTGCTTCGCGATGGCGGCAACGCGTTCGACGCGGCGGTCACCACCGCAGCGGTACTGAACGTCGTCGAACCCACGTCGACCGGACTGGGCGGCGATGTCTTCGCTCTCTACAGAACGGCCGACGGCGACGTCGGGGCACTTCGGAGCTGTGGCGGCGCACCCACGACGGCGACGCTCGACGACGTCCGACACCGCGTCGCCCAGCAGAGCGACGTCGAACCCAAGGACGCACGTATGCCAGAGTACGGTCCCCTCACGGTAACCGTTCCCGGAACCGCTCGTGGGTGGGAACGAACGATCGAGGAACTGGGGGAACTGAGCCTCGAACGAGCGCTCGAACCGGCGATCCGATACGCGACGGAGGGGTTTCCCGTCTCGGAGATCATCGCCGCCCAGTGGGCCGAAGCCACGGACGTCCTTCGGGGCGAGAACGCGCGGGCAGCGTACCTCACGGACGGCCGCGCGCCGGCCGTCGGCGAGCGCGTTCGGCTGTCTAAACTCGGCGAGACGATGCAGCGCATCGCCGACGAGGGCGCGGACGTCGTCTACGAGGGCGACGTCGGGGACGCCATCGTCGAGGAGATCCAGTCGCAGGGTGGCTTCCTCTCCCACGAGGACCTCGCGTCGTTCGACGCGGAGTTCGTCGAGCCGATCAGCACGACGTACAACGGCGCCACGATCTACGAACTCCCGCCGAACAACCAGGGTCTCGTCGCGCTCGAGGCGCTCAACATCGCAGAGGCGCTCGGCGCGGGCGAACATCGAGCAGACTCGCCCGAACGGCTCCACCTAGCGGCCGAGGCGACCAAGCGCGCGCTGACCGACGGTATCTATCACGTCACCGACCCCGAGTTCGCGGGCGCACCGGCGCTCGCGTCGAAATCGTACGCGGCCGACCGTGCGTCCGAGGTCGGTCCGGACGCGACGGACGACGTCGACGTCGGGTTCCCGAACGACCGTGCCGAAGGAGCCGATACGGTCCTGTTGACTGTCGCCGACGAGGACGGGAACGTCGTTTCGTACATCAACTCCCGGTTCAAGGACTTCGGTAGCGGCGTCGTCGCCGGCGACACCGGCATCGCGCTCCAGAACCGCGGCAGTTCGTTCTCGCTCGACCCCGACCATCCAAACCGGTACGGCCGTGGAAAGCGACCGTTTCACACGCTCATACCCGGTATCGCCCGTCTCGGCGAAGACGACTGGGCCGCCTTCGGCGTTATGGGCGGATACATGCAACCTCAGGGCCATCTACAGGTGTTGATGAACGTCATCGACGATGGGATGTCGATCCAGGCGGCGCTCGACTACCCGCGCTGGCGGTACCAGGTAGACGGTCGACTCGCGGTCGAGGGGCGCTTCGACGGCGCGTTGCTCTCGAAACTCGCACGCCGGGGCCACGACGTCCGCGTCATGCCGCCGCCGCACTTCGGTGGTGGGCAGATCGCTCGCAATACCGATGGGATCCTCTCGGGGGGGACCGACCCACGGAAGGACGGCACCGCGATCGGATTCTGA
- a CDS encoding FAD-binding oxidoreductase, whose amino-acid sequence MLREYDCAFLDDVIVDGRVAHAESVREQYATDESPHEGRIPDAVVWPATTEEVAAVLEGANGRGIPVTPRSGGSGLEGNAIPTAGGIVLSTADIGHVDVSPADLQATVGAGVVYDDLNERLAAKGLRFAPGISSGDVATIGGMVATNASGFNAVRYGETRDHVRRLEVVTADGRIVDCGRNVVKTSAGYSLKDIFVGSEGTLGVVTEVTLGLVGIPEYRRAALVTFPSRVDASRAVADAIGSALVPGAIEFIDATAMKMINAYHDDVSFEERPTLLIELHANNSGIEEDLAFAKAICEDHGMRSWEAAAEENVDDVWQARRDKYHATNAYRGDWEVALVGDVVVPISRYPEIVEEVSQASDDLDLLTSCVGHAGDGNLHFTPLVDPDDEAMVERAHELNERVVRKAIALGGSATGEHGVGIGKRKFMCEEHGPAVDLMRSVKETLDPNGILNPDKVLPDG is encoded by the coding sequence ATGCTACGGGAGTACGACTGCGCGTTTCTCGACGACGTCATCGTGGATGGCCGAGTGGCGCACGCGGAGAGCGTTCGCGAGCAGTACGCGACCGACGAGAGTCCCCACGAGGGTCGAATCCCCGACGCCGTCGTCTGGCCGGCCACGACCGAGGAGGTCGCGGCCGTGCTCGAGGGGGCTAACGGTCGGGGCATCCCCGTCACACCACGGTCCGGCGGCTCTGGACTCGAGGGCAACGCGATACCCACTGCAGGCGGAATCGTCCTCAGCACGGCCGACATCGGCCACGTCGACGTCTCACCCGCCGACCTTCAGGCGACTGTCGGTGCGGGGGTGGTCTACGACGACCTGAACGAGCGGCTGGCCGCGAAGGGATTGCGGTTCGCCCCGGGGATTTCGAGCGGGGACGTGGCGACTATCGGGGGAATGGTCGCGACCAACGCGAGCGGTTTCAACGCGGTCCGCTACGGCGAGACGCGAGATCACGTCCGTCGACTCGAGGTGGTCACTGCCGACGGGCGGATCGTCGATTGCGGCAGGAACGTGGTCAAGACGTCGGCCGGCTACAGTCTCAAGGATATCTTCGTCGGCAGTGAAGGGACGCTCGGCGTCGTCACAGAGGTAACGCTCGGGCTGGTTGGCATCCCCGAGTACCGCCGGGCGGCGCTGGTGACGTTCCCGTCACGGGTCGACGCCTCCCGGGCCGTCGCGGACGCCATCGGCTCTGCGTTGGTCCCCGGAGCAATCGAGTTCATCGATGCGACGGCGATGAAGATGATCAACGCCTACCACGACGACGTCTCCTTCGAGGAGCGACCGACGCTCCTCATCGAGTTGCACGCGAACAACAGCGGGATCGAAGAGGACCTCGCGTTCGCGAAAGCGATCTGTGAGGATCACGGAATGCGTTCGTGGGAGGCGGCCGCCGAGGAGAACGTGGACGACGTCTGGCAGGCACGACGCGACAAGTACCACGCGACGAACGCGTACCGGGGAGACTGGGAGGTCGCGCTGGTCGGCGACGTCGTCGTTCCGATCTCGCGGTACCCGGAGATCGTCGAGGAGGTCTCGCAGGCCAGCGACGACCTCGACTTGCTGACCTCCTGTGTCGGACACGCCGGCGATGGGAACCTCCACTTCACGCCGCTGGTCGACCCCGACGACGAGGCGATGGTCGAGCGCGCCCACGAGCTCAACGAGCGGGTCGTCAGGAAGGCCATCGCGCTGGGCGGCAGCGCGACCGGGGAACACGGCGTCGGTATCGGGAAGCGGAAGTTCATGTGTGAAGAACACGGCCCGGCAGTCGACCTCATGCGTTCCGTCAAGGAGACACTCGATCCGAACGGCATCCTCAATCCCGACAAGGTACTGCCCGACGGCTGA